CGCCCAGCGTCCACGCTTTGACTTTCCATGTCGTCAGGTTGTCCGGTACTTTGAATTTCACTTCGACCGTGCCGTCTTTGTCGGACGTCACGCTGGCCACCCAGTAGGCGGTGTCCGCGAAACTGGAACGGACGGTTGGTTCGACCACGGGCTCGCCGCCGCCTCCACCACCAGGAGCTGCCGGGGCTGCCTTCATCATGGCTGCGGCCGGAGCAGCGAACCCTGGAGCAGCCCCTGCGGCAGGTGCGGCATCTTCCATCATCATCGATTCCACCTGCATGCCGCGGCCACGTCGCATCACGTTACCACCGCCGAAGCCACCACCCATGCCGTAACCGCCAAAGCCACTGATCATACCACCGCCGAATCCGCCGCCCATGCCGAAGTCCTGGCCAGCCAGAATCTGCATCGTAACTTCGCCATTCAGATATACCGGCCCCGACGTTTGTTGCAGCGTCGACTGAATTTGCACGTTGTGGTGCCTTCGCACATTCCAGAAGAATGAACGAATCTCCGGAATGCTGCTGGCGGCAATGTATTCCAAACTGGCGTCGTAAACGCTTAACACCGTGTTGCCAATGAATGGCTTGCCGTCGACGTCAGTCAGTTTTAGCTTCACCGTGGCTTCGTCGCCCGGTCGATACTTTTCGGCAGAAGGCAATACTTCGACGTTCGCCACCTTCTTTTCCGGTGGCACGATGATTTCACGCATCTCACTGTGAATGCGGCCGTCTGCGATTGTTAACGCTTCGACAAAGATGTTGGGCGTGTCGCTGCGGCTGACTTTGATGTCGACGGTGGTACTCTTGCCATCCAATCGAACAACCTGCGGCATCGGACACAGCCCATTCGCCGGCCTCACAAACAGCAGTACGGTGCCATTCTCCTTGTTCGCGTTGATTTGCAGCGTCGCCGTTTCACCTGGCTGGTAGTCTCGCTTTTCCGTGATCAATTCAAGGTCATTAAACCGGTAGCCGCGACCGTCTTCATTCGGCCCGCGAACAAACAGCACGTAGCCGCCTTCTGCTTCATGGCCTTCTGCGTCGGTGACTTTCACGGAAACTCGGTACTGGCCCGCATCCGGAATCACCATCTTCACTGCCGTACGGCCATCGTCGTCCGTATTGACGTCCCACGATTCGACTTCGCGTTCCACGGGCTTATCGTCTTCGTATGTGACGGCGTACAGCACCGCCCTGCCGCTGCCTTTCACCGAACGACCGTCCGGCGTGCGCGCCTGAGCACTCACGTTGACCGTGTCGCCAGTGCGATAGTGGCCTCGATCGGTCCACACGAAAACTCGAAACGGTTCGCGAGCCACCAGCACGTTTCCCGTGCCGATAATCGTGCGGCGCGACTGATCGACGACTTCGGCAGTGATGCTGTAGTTGTGATCGCTGTCGCTGTGTTCGTTTAACGCGGCGGCGGTATCGATATCGATCGAAAATGTTCCGTCTTCGCCGATTTCGGCTTCGCCTTCGACGACGACTTCCGGCGGATCCGGGTTCCAGCCACGCCACGGCGGAATCGGACCATAGCAGCCCCATCGATTCCAGCCGGGATACCAGTTGTAATCTGGAGCGAACCACCAGTAGCCGGGCGAATACAGCCAGTCCCAGCGAGCGACCGGGTACCAGCGGCTGTCTTTTTTCGTACGCTCCACTTTGTAGTGAACGCTGGCTTCGGTCACAGGTGCACCGAAGTAGTATTTCGCATTCACCTTCGCCTGAATCTTCTCGCCCAGCATGACGGGCTTGTCCGGCGCATCGATCGTGACTTCGAATTCCGGTTTGCGATATTCTTCGACTCGAAAACTGCCGCTGCCGAGTTGGCGGAAACCTGTCGTTCGCGAGGTCTCGAGTTTGCCGTTGCGCATCCGAGTTTTCGTTTCGTCGATACGATCGGCAATAATAATCTGATAGGTGCCCAGAGTCGCGTCGGCAGGGATTTTCCATTCGCCGTCGACACCCGCCCATTTGTCAGACTTGACGTCTTTGTCCAGAACGAGGTCGCCTTTCGGGTTGCGAATCATGATGGCGAAGTTCTGATTGGCAAACTTCGCATCGTCTTCGCTGAAGCGAGGTTTCCTCACCCACAGACGAAACTTCACGTCGTGCTTCGGCCGATACACGGGCCGATCGGTGACGGCATACACTTTGGTCGGAGCGTAACTGAACTCAGGAATCTGTTGAGGATTCCACACGCCGTTGAAGCCGTCGTAGGCCATGCGACCATCGTCCGTCCGCACGATCGTCAGCCACTGTAGTTGGTTTTCGAACTGTGCGTGATTCGGCACGACCAGCCCGTTTTCGTCGGTGCGTTCGGCGAATCGCTTTGTGATCGTGCGGTAGTTGCGAGTGCGGTCAATGCGTTCCTGACGCCACCCGAAGAATTCAACGTTGGCATTGGCAATCGGTTTCCCACTGACGGCATCGGCCACAAAGTACAGCGTGCCTTTTTCGACTCGCTTCCGCGTGATCGCCGTGTCGGCCACCCAAATGACCATGCGAGCTTCATTGCCATCCTGCATTTTGCCGGTCACGAAGTACGCACCCGCTTTCTGCAAAGGCGTCGTGACGGTGGTTGCTGCATCGAAATGGTCAGCGGGCGGATCAAGCGGCAGGTCCCATGTGGCAACAGCTTCGCCAAGGTACTTTTCCTGGTCGGCGTTGATGATTTGCATGCCGACGTTTTCAATCTGCGTCTTCTGATAGTCAACTCGAGCGGGGCTGCTTTGCAAATACGCCTTCACGTCGTCGAGCAATTTACTGATATCGACCGGCCGCGCCGTGAAGCTGACGTTCGAGCCGTTGCGGTAGCGGATGTCGAAAGTTGCTCCATCGCCCGCCGGCTGCATCTGTACGCTTTGAAACTGCACCCAGTTCTTTTCGATCTGGTCGATGCGTTTCTGTATCTTCTCCTTCGCCCGCTCACCTTCGGTCTCCGCCAGCAACTGCTTTAGCAAAGCGGCCGCCTTTGGATATTGATGACGGTTCATCCGCACGCCAATCAGCGTTTCCAGGGCGGTCGGTTTTCGATTGTCGTTACGAGCAACCACCTTTTCCAGAATCACGATGTGATTGAATTCGTCCGGCAATTCAATGCGTTTCGCGCCGGTGGCCAGTTGTGCAACGGTTTCGGAATCGCTGAGTTTATGTACGGCCCAAATGTCGTCGTCGGCTTCCTTTTCGCCATCAGCAACCAGTGGCACGGGGCCGCTGACAGAATGAGAAACGCCAAACTGCGATTGCAAAAAACCGGCCCATTCCAAATCGACATCGCTGCGGCGACTTGGATCGACTTCGGCAGATTTTTCCAACGCCCACCGCCAGCGTTCGCCGTCCGTTTTGGCGGCTTCCCATGATGTTGGGAGCTTGTGAAACACAGGGTTGCCATCTTCGTCGACGGGAGCTCCCTGGGACGAACGCGGAACGAATCGCCCACCGCGGCTGAAGCCGCCAGGACCGAAGCCTCCGAAACCTCCGAAACCGCCGGCTTCTTCGTAATCGGGCAGCGTTTCCAAATCCGTCAAGTCCTGCAGCCGCCATGCTTCGGAATATCGATATCGTCCAATGTTGTCGGCAAGCAGGTGGTAAACGTCGTACTTTTCTGCCGGCTTTGCTGCGTCGTCTTTTTCCAGCAGGGCAATGGCCTGCTGCAGCAGCTGAATCGACCGCACGCGGTCGCGTTCAACGGAATTCACCACCTTCCCGCCGCCGCGATGATGCCCGCGTTCGAACTTGCCGCCAATCAGGTAACCTTGCGGTGGAATCTGTTGACTTAGCACCGAAGCTGCCTGAGACAAAAGCGGCCAGTGCGTTGCGTGTCTGTCGACCACGCTTTCCAGGAATTCGTCGACTTCCTTCAACTGCTCGAGCTGGCTCATGCACTGCACAGCCTTTGAAAAATCGTCCGGCAGCTTTCCGTCGGAATTCGTTTCGTCCAGCGCGAGCGTTCGATAGACCTCAAGAGCTTCCGCGAAGTTCTGATCCGTCATCAGCTTTTCAGCGCGTTGTCGATCGGCTGTGCGATCCTGCATCGTAGTGGGTTTCGCAAACAAAGAGTGGGCAACCAACATGGTGCTGCCGAGACTAACGACAGACAGAAACACGATCAAAGACTTACGCATCGCCATGACTTTTCCAGTGAGTGCATCGCTCACAATTCAGGTTCAAACAACCAACCGGAGGGTATCCGCCGGCGGGCCTGCCGACCAGACCGGGACGTCTCCTCGAAGTTGGAGTGTAGAAAACCGCGATTCGTTCCGCGTTTTTTGGAACGATGTCAATGTGCGCCGCAAAATCAAGCTCGTTTGCGCGGCGGGACGCTGCATTTTTCCGACTCAGACAACTTTGTAAGAAAGTTGTGAGGCCATCCGGCAAGTCCAAAACGGCGCGCGGGGTCAACGCGCGCGGGATCAACTCGACTCAGTCAGTTCGACCGCCGACGCGATCAGGTCGTCTGGTCCTTCATCCGTCGAGCCGCTCCGCCCAGAAACAACACGTCGACGCCGGCAGCCAAAAGCGTGCAGCCTTGTTTGGCATAGCCGTTTATTGCGTCGGCATCAACGCCAAACGAGCCGATCGGAATGGCGGCCGACCGACATGTCGCAATCACTTTGGCGATGGCGGCTTTAACTTCCGGATCGTCGATCTGGCCCATCTTTCCGTAGCTGGCCGACATGTCGTACGGTCCCAGCAACACGGCATCAACGCCTTCCACCGCCACAATTGCGGCGATGTCCTCAACCGCCCGCCGGTGTTCGGCCTGAACGATCACGGCGATCTCATCGTTGGCCGACGCGACGTATTCCGCGAACTTGAAACCGTAGCCGTGAGCTCGCGCCAGCCCGACACCGCGAGAACCTTCCGGCGCGTACCGCGAAAACCGCACCACGTCGGCGACCATCTCGGCCGTATTGGATTGAGGCACGATGACACCGTGAGCCCCCAAATCCAGCACACGCTTGATCCAGGCTTCACTGCACTCGGGAACTCGCACAACACACGGAACGCGATCGCCGACAGCCTGCAGAATCCCCTGAATGTCGTTCACATCCAAGGGGCCGTGTTCGGCGTCAACAAATAGCCAATCGAAACCAGCGTCAGCCAGAATTTCGGCCGTCGACGGAGTCGGCAGCGTGACCATTGTTCCGACCAGTTTCTCGCCGGACCTCAATCGTGCTCGAAAATCGTGACCGCTCATTTCGCACTAACTTTCAGCAACGCACCGCGAGTTCGCACGAACAAAGCGTCACCGACGATTGCCGGTGATCCCAACACGGAATCCCCCATGTCGTTGACGGCGAGAATTTTCAGCTCTGGACCTTCCTCCATGACCACGATCTTCCCGTTCTCACTGGCGACGTACACTTTGCCATCACCATAAACTGGCGACGCGAAATAGTCGCCTTCGTTACGGATTCTTGCCGGGCCGAACACAGAATCGCCGTCCGCCGTGTTAAAGCATGTGGCAATCCCGCCGCACTTCACCAGCAGCATGCGATCGTTCACAACCAGCGGCGACACGATGTGGTCCGTATGCTTTGTCGGCTTTTTCCACAATACATGAGTGTCTGTAACGTCGCCTCGGCCACCAGCTTTCACTGCCAGAATAAATTCCTGAGCCGGGTTCTTTGCGTCGTAGGCCGCACCGGCAAAGTTATCAGAATTCAGGAAGGCGATATCCAGCTCCGCACCTTCCAAATCGCCGTCTCCATCGAGGTCACCTTTGTCGAACGTCTTCTTGTAGAAGCTTTCGGGAACGGGTCGCTTGCCGACAAACGCCTGCACTTCGTCTCGAGTCAACTTGTCGTCCGCGTTGCCGGTTTCGGCTCGGTCGACGCTCGCCAGCCACTGATTGGCAATTCCACCACTCTGCAAAGAAATGTAGACGACGCCGTCTTTGCACACGGGTGTCGTCTTAATATTGCGGAGCAGCGTTTTTGCCTTCCACAATCGCTTGCCCGTGGCCGGATCGTAGCCGACTAAAATGCCGGTGCCGCCAACGACGATCTCATCACCCGCATCCGTTTCGCAAACGACAGGGTGAGAATAATTGACGGCCATATCGTTGCGGTCGTCTTTCCATCGCAGCTCGCCCGTTTTTTTGTCGAAGGCGTAGAAGGCGGGATGAAGGTCGTCGTCCTGGCAAAACAAGACCATGTCTTTGTACAGAACCGGCGACATGCCAGCTCCCCATTTGAACACAAAGTAGGGAATGGGCAGTTCTTTCTTCCAGACGTCTTCGCCGGTTTCGGCGTCAACGGCAACCAGGCCGAGCGTCCAGAAGTAGAAATAAACTCGTTCATCGTCAGCAGCCGCCGTCGTTGCCGCGTAGCTGTTGGTTTTGTGAATTTCATCGATGTCGCCGATTGGCCATTCGCGCGACCAAAGTTGCTTTCCGCTTTCGGCATCAAAAGCGTACAGCCCGATCGTTTTGTCATCGACCATCGCAGACGTGATCACTCGTCCGTCGGCCACCACCGGGCTGCCGATGCTGTCCCCCAGTTTCGCACTCCATGCGACGTTTTTCGTGTCAGAAAATTCCACCGGCAGTGACCCGGCATCGTTTGCGATTCCCGAACAGTTGGGCCCGCGAAACTGAGGCCAGTCGCCAGCGTTGGCGGTGGTGTTCGCGAACTGGGTAAAGCAAAGACAAGCAGCTATCAACATCACGCGAAGCATGATTTAAAACTCCGATTCGGGGACACAGCAGATTATTCGAAGCCAACATCCTGACTACCGTGCCCGTGCGACGGAAGTCACTGGCCACAAATAATTGCGCGATTGAAGATGCATCGATAATCGGATGTCACGTCTGTTGACAACGAGGCCCACCATTACTGCGAAGACCGAACAAAGCCCCCCTAACAAAACCTGTGTGAGCCGCGACGTTTGTGGTTTCGTTTCAGGCAAGAAGTGAGGAGGGGGCGACAAATGTCGTCGACGACGAACGACGCCGCCTGAGGCGGAACCACAAGCGTCCCGGAGGGTTGCGACGAAAGCAGCCGATCTGCGGCGTCAGCGCTCCTCGACGACATCTGTCGCCTCGTCACTTTTCCTTGCATCTCGACCACTGTCGTCACAACGCGGCCACACAGGTTTTGTTAGGGGTTCAAAGAATCCTTCGCAAATGTGAGCGAACTTCCTATATTGCCCGCGAAATCGACGCTTCACCCAAACGGTTACCTGTCTGTCATCCAGCGACCCACGGGAGCGACACCTTCTTATCGGAGCGTTAGCCTTCATCGGCTGACGGGCCGTCCCGTCCTCTCACCGGCTGGCGGGCTCCGCCCCACCCCGTCATAGTTTTGGGTAACTGGAATGCAGAAAGTTGTTTTTGACGAACCTTATGAATTTGTGCCGCCG
This DNA window, taken from Fuerstiella marisgermanici, encodes the following:
- a CDS encoding PQQ-binding-like beta-propeller repeat protein — its product is MLRVMLIAACLCFTQFANTTANAGDWPQFRGPNCSGIANDAGSLPVEFSDTKNVAWSAKLGDSIGSPVVADGRVITSAMVDDKTIGLYAFDAESGKQLWSREWPIGDIDEIHKTNSYAATTAAADDERVYFYFWTLGLVAVDAETGEDVWKKELPIPYFVFKWGAGMSPVLYKDMVLFCQDDDLHPAFYAFDKKTGELRWKDDRNDMAVNYSHPVVCETDAGDEIVVGGTGILVGYDPATGKRLWKAKTLLRNIKTTPVCKDGVVYISLQSGGIANQWLASVDRAETGNADDKLTRDEVQAFVGKRPVPESFYKKTFDKGDLDGDGDLEGAELDIAFLNSDNFAGAAYDAKNPAQEFILAVKAGGRGDVTDTHVLWKKPTKHTDHIVSPLVVNDRMLLVKCGGIATCFNTADGDSVFGPARIRNEGDYFASPVYGDGKVYVASENGKIVVMEEGPELKILAVNDMGDSVLGSPAIVGDALFVRTRGALLKVSAK
- a CDS encoding HpcH/HpaI aldolase family protein, giving the protein MSGHDFRARLRSGEKLVGTMVTLPTPSTAEILADAGFDWLFVDAEHGPLDVNDIQGILQAVGDRVPCVVRVPECSEAWIKRVLDLGAHGVIVPQSNTAEMVADVVRFSRYAPEGSRGVGLARAHGYGFKFAEYVASANDEIAVIVQAEHRRAVEDIAAIVAVEGVDAVLLGPYDMSASYGKMGQIDDPEVKAAIAKVIATCRSAAIPIGSFGVDADAINGYAKQGCTLLAAGVDVLFLGGAARRMKDQTT
- a CDS encoding alpha-2-macroglobulin family protein, which encodes MRKSLIVFLSVVSLGSTMLVAHSLFAKPTTMQDRTADRQRAEKLMTDQNFAEALEVYRTLALDETNSDGKLPDDFSKAVQCMSQLEQLKEVDEFLESVVDRHATHWPLLSQAASVLSQQIPPQGYLIGGKFERGHHRGGGKVVNSVERDRVRSIQLLQQAIALLEKDDAAKPAEKYDVYHLLADNIGRYRYSEAWRLQDLTDLETLPDYEEAGGFGGFGGFGPGGFSRGGRFVPRSSQGAPVDEDGNPVFHKLPTSWEAAKTDGERWRWALEKSAEVDPSRRSDVDLEWAGFLQSQFGVSHSVSGPVPLVADGEKEADDDIWAVHKLSDSETVAQLATGAKRIELPDEFNHIVILEKVVARNDNRKPTALETLIGVRMNRHQYPKAAALLKQLLAETEGERAKEKIQKRIDQIEKNWVQFQSVQMQPAGDGATFDIRYRNGSNVSFTARPVDISKLLDDVKAYLQSSPARVDYQKTQIENVGMQIINADQEKYLGEAVATWDLPLDPPADHFDAATTVTTPLQKAGAYFVTGKMQDGNEARMVIWVADTAITRKRVEKGTLYFVADAVSGKPIANANVEFFGWRQERIDRTRNYRTITKRFAERTDENGLVVPNHAQFENQLQWLTIVRTDDGRMAYDGFNGVWNPQQIPEFSYAPTKVYAVTDRPVYRPKHDVKFRLWVRKPRFSEDDAKFANQNFAIMIRNPKGDLVLDKDVKSDKWAGVDGEWKIPADATLGTYQIIIADRIDETKTRMRNGKLETSRTTGFRQLGSGSFRVEEYRKPEFEVTIDAPDKPVMLGEKIQAKVNAKYYFGAPVTEASVHYKVERTKKDSRWYPVARWDWLYSPGYWWFAPDYNWYPGWNRWGCYGPIPPWRGWNPDPPEVVVEGEAEIGEDGTFSIDIDTAAALNEHSDSDHNYSITAEVVDQSRRTIIGTGNVLVAREPFRVFVWTDRGHYRTGDTVNVSAQARTPDGRSVKGSGRAVLYAVTYEDDKPVEREVESWDVNTDDDGRTAVKMVIPDAGQYRVSVKVTDAEGHEAEGGYVLFVRGPNEDGRGYRFNDLELITEKRDYQPGETATLQINANKENGTVLLFVRPANGLCPMPQVVRLDGKSTTVDIKVSRSDTPNIFVEALTIADGRIHSEMREIIVPPEKKVANVEVLPSAEKYRPGDEATVKLKLTDVDGKPFIGNTVLSVYDASLEYIAASSIPEIRSFFWNVRRHHNVQIQSTLQQTSGPVYLNGEVTMQILAGQDFGMGGGFGGGMISGFGGYGMGGGFGGGNVMRRGRGMQVESMMMEDAAPAAGAAPGFAAPAAAMMKAAPAAPGGGGGGEPVVEPTVRSSFADTAYWVASVTSDKDGTVEVKFKVPDNLTTWKVKAWTLGDGTRVGSGSSDIISSKDLIIRPQTPRFFTETDQITLSAVVHNYLETAKSTKVVLETEGGQLQIQGDAEQTVQIPAGGEVRVDWNVHVVASGTAKVRMKALTDEESDASELSVPVQVHGILKTESFTGVIRPDGDSATVDINVPAARIEEQSRLEIRYSPTLAGAMVDALPYLIEYPYGCTEQTLNRFLPSVITQQTLKKMGVSLADVQKKRTNLNAQELGDAANRAAQWKRYDRNPVFDETEMNVIVKTGVTDLSNMQLTDGGWGWFSGFGEHSTPHLTSIVVHGLTIADRNGVPVLPDVLQRGVEWLKAYQAEEIAKLKEADWRREHPDELKDRKVPYKNSADNMDAFVAFVLTEHDGTDTAMSDYLYRDRGNLSVYAKALTGIVLHAQDDAERRDMLLRNIEQFLQQDDENQTAWLKMPQNSWWYWYGSENEAMARYLQLLLKVNPKSDVAPRLVKYLLNNRKHGTYWNSTRDTAIVIEAMADYIAATGEDKPNMTVEVFVDGRLQKTVKINADNLFSFDNAMVLEGDAVKTGAHTIELRRTGSGPVYLNAYLTNFTKEDNITATGLEVKVQRRFYKLEPDDKDVSVRGDRGQVVNQQTAKFKRVLLESLDSVTSGDLIEVELLVDSKNDYEYLMLEDRKPSGFEPDDQRSGYIFEGLRAYRELRDDRVSFFLSNLARGNHSVSYRLRAETPSQKVSALPAQIEGMYAPELVGNSDEFKLRVTDRD